Sequence from the Herbaspirillum sp. meg3 genome:
CCCAGATTGCTTGACGCTACTGCCAGTTGCAGACGGTTCAGATAGTCGAAGCAATCGATGCCGTCCTTCAATTCAAAGCTCAGCAAGCTGCCATAGGAACGGAACAGCTCCGTCGCCAGTGCATGTTGAGGATGCGACTGCAAACCCGGGTAATACACGGCCGCCACACGTGGATCGGCGTCCAGCATCTGTGCCACGGCCAGCGCATTGGCGCATTCACGCTCCTGGCGCAGCGCCATGGTTTCTGAACCGACGGCGATGTGATGCGCCGCTTCCGGCCCCAGCGAAGCGCCGAAATCGCGCAAGGCCTTGGCGCGAATCTGCGCCATACCCCATTGTTTCTGTGGATTCTTTTTGTAGTTGTCGGCGATGTGCGGATAGCACGACCAGTCGTACAACCCGGTATCGGTCAGCGCGCCGCCCAGTGCGTTGCCGTGACCGCCGATGGATTTGGTCAGTGAATTGACCACCAAGCCTGCACCAACTGCTTTCGGCTGGAACAGATAAGGCGACGTCATCGTGTTGTCAACGATGTACAGGATACCGCGCTCACGGCACAGGTCGCCGATACGTTTCAGGTCGGCGATCTGGGTGCGTGGATTGGCGATGGTTTCGACAAACACGACGCGCGTCTGCGGCGTCAGTGCCTCTTCCACCAGCTTGGCATCGGTCGCATCGACCATCGATACGCGCGCGCCTTGCGCATTGACCGTCATCCACATGCTGTTGGTATTGCCGAACAGAAAAGCCGATGACACCACGTGATCGCCTTCGCGCAACAGCCCCTGAATCACGGCGCCAATCGCCGCCATACCGGTAGCGAAGCAGATGGTTGACAGTCCGCGTTCCATCTTGGTGATCTTCTCTTCCAGCGCCGACACGGTCGGGTTGCCCTGCCGGCCATAACGATAGCCGGACTGCTTGCCTTGAAATACTTCAGCCAGTTGGCGCGCATCCTTGTAGCCGAACGCCACGGAGGTATGGATCGGTTTGTGCAGCGAGCCGTGTTCGATTTCTTTCTGGCGATCGCTGTGCAAAATGGTGGTGGTGAAACCGTAGCTCTTCTTGTCGTTCATAGGTGTGGATGCGTAAGACAGTAAAACTTGGGAACAGTGATGATAAGCCAGTTCTGCCGCTGCCGCAGCAGCAATGCTTGCCTCAATGAAAAACGCCGGACGCTGTGACAGCGATCCGGCGTTTTTTCTGCTGCGTACGCGATGGAATTTAGTCCACGCGTGCCAGGTTCAGATTGAGTTGCGAGCGCACTGCATCTTCCAGCGCCGGTTTCGGATTCTTGCGTGCAAACTCGAGGCGATCGAGGTAGTCACGCGAGATGTCGCCGGTGATGTAGTTGCCGTCGAAGCACGATGCCTCAAAGTTCTTCAAGGCCGGATTGACGTCGGAGATCGAGCGCTTCAAGTCTTCCACATCCTGATACACCAGCGCGTCGGCGGTGATTTCGCGGCAGACTTCCTGATCGGTGCGGCCGTAAGCAATCAGTTCGTCGCGTGTCGGCATGTCGATGCCGTAGACATTCGGGAACTTGACTGGTGGCGCTGCCGAAGCAAAGATCACGCGCTTGGCGCCGGCTTCACGCGCCATTTGCACGATTTCGCGGCTGGTCGTACCACGCACGATCGAATCATCGACCAGCAAGACGCTCTTGCCCTTGAACTCGGAACCGATGGCATTGAGCTTCTGGCGCACGGACTTCTTGCGCAGGCCTTGACCTGGCATGATGAAAGTACGGCCGATATAGCGGTTTTTGATGAAACCTTCGCGGTAATCGAGGTTCAGCTTGAGCGCCAGTTCCATCGCTGCAGGACGCGACGAATCGGGAATCGGCATAACGACATCGATTTCACCGCTGGAGATTTCGCGACGGACCTTCTCGGCCAGGTATTCACCCATCTTCAGACGGCTGGCGTAGACCGAAGCACCGTCGATGACCGAGTCAGGACGCGCCAGGTAGACGAATTCGAAAGCACAAGGATTCAGCGTCGGGTTGTCGGCACATTGCTGGTTGTACAGCTTGCCGTCGTTATCGATGAAAATCGCTTCGCCCGGCATCACATCGCGCAGGAAGCGGAAGCCCAAGCCTTCCAGCGCCACGGATTCGCTGGCCAGCATGTACTCGGAACCCTTGTCGGTTTCGTTGAAACCCAGGCACATAGGACGAATACCGTATGGATCACGGAAGCCCAGCAGGCCG
This genomic interval carries:
- a CDS encoding cystathionine gamma-synthase family protein, which encodes MNDKKSYGFTTTILHSDRQKEIEHGSLHKPIHTSVAFGYKDARQLAEVFQGKQSGYRYGRQGNPTVSALEEKITKMERGLSTICFATGMAAIGAVIQGLLREGDHVVSSAFLFGNTNSMWMTVNAQGARVSMVDATDAKLVEEALTPQTRVVFVETIANPRTQIADLKRIGDLCRERGILYIVDNTMTSPYLFQPKAVGAGLVVNSLTKSIGGHGNALGGALTDTGLYDWSCYPHIADNYKKNPQKQWGMAQIRAKALRDFGASLGPEAAHHIAVGSETMALRQERECANALAVAQMLDADPRVAAVYYPGLQSHPQHALATELFRSYGSLLSFELKDGIDCFDYLNRLQLAVASSNLGDTRTLVIPVAHTIFYEMGQERRAAMGIAESLIRVSIGLEDTDDLVEDFRQALDS
- the purF gene encoding amidophosphoribosyltransferase → MCGIVGVVSHSPVNQLLYDALLLLQHRGQDAAGIATNHANGFSMHKANGLVRDVFRTRNMRSLPGNTGLGQVRYPTAGSSSSEEEAQPFYVNAPFGIILAHNGNLTNAEQLKVEMFKNDRRHLNTDSDTEVLVNVFAHELQQATTGYSLDPAAVFKAVAMVHKRVRGSYAVVAQIAGYGLLGFRDPYGIRPMCLGFNETDKGSEYMLASESVALEGLGFRFLRDVMPGEAIFIDNDGKLYNQQCADNPTLNPCAFEFVYLARPDSVIDGASVYASRLKMGEYLAEKVRREISSGEIDVVMPIPDSSRPAAMELALKLNLDYREGFIKNRYIGRTFIMPGQGLRKKSVRQKLNAIGSEFKGKSVLLVDDSIVRGTTSREIVQMAREAGAKRVIFASAAPPVKFPNVYGIDMPTRDELIAYGRTDQEVCREITADALVYQDVEDLKRSISDVNPALKNFEASCFDGNYITGDISRDYLDRLEFARKNPKPALEDAVRSQLNLNLARVD